Sequence from the Helicoverpa armigera isolate CAAS_96S chromosome 14, ASM3070526v1, whole genome shotgun sequence genome:
gtattattttttgcaaattgtTGCATTGAAATTACCTACTCTGAATATGCTTTTGcgaattgtgtttattttgatatcgaACCTTTTTTGTTACCGGAATTTGGGGGATTTTGTAACACCCTGTACTTTTGAAGAAGACATAAGTTCAAACCGACAAATAAAACGCTAGAGAATTATAATTCATTCTCAAGTCTCATTACCAcgattcttaattaaaatagccAATCAAGCTCCATTTTATGGAggtttattaaagaaaatttcaTGTTCGTATTCAATACAAAACAACATCAATATTTctaaattttgattttaactGTTTTTCGTAATCAGTGTTAATAATTCTAGGGCACTGGTAAACAGCAAGaaatttcagatttttataatattcagaGATCACATCGACTATCACAGGTGAAATATTACCTATTCTCGATAAACTCAAGCTTTCCAATTTGACTAGATTCGGACTGCTCAGTGTCCTGTGCAAATTGTGTTCGGTAAAGTTCACGTTATTCCAGATTTGTAAATGTTGTATCTGTTTCAGATCTGCCAACTTGATAAGACCTGCATCTGTCAGACTCTCACAGCGTATGATTGCGAGATCTTTCAATAAATTACAGTGCGACAACATTAACAAACATTCGTCATTAACAGAGTCGCCGCCGTAAATGTGCAGAGCGGTAAGAATTAACATTTTCGAACTAATCAATTTTTTCACATAGTCTATGTCgagattttttactttttctatgTAAATTTGACTGAGATAATTACAACGCAGCAAACTGTCGCGGGTCGCGACTGGAAGACCAAAATCAGACAAAGCCAAatagttcaaatatttaaaattatcgtACGGGACCAATACGTCTACATTATTCATCAAAACGAGGGAATTTTTCAAGTTAATTTTCCTTAAATTGGGCCACCTCGTGATATCATCTTCGAAATCTTTGGCAATGCGACACATGACAAGTTCAAGTGATATGATATTATGGCACTGCTCAATAATCGATTTGATCACAGGGTAACTGTAAACATACTGTATTTTAAGACAGCGTATACATTCACTATGAGTTTCTATGATTTGCAAGTTTTTCTCGCTTACTTCGCTTTGTCCAGGTTTCCCGGAGTAAACGAATACAATCCCTCTCCAGAGCGCGGGGTCACGCGACAATTTCTTCCATCTACTGCATACATTCTCACACTCTAGTATAGTCTCTATTGGCaggaatttaaaaatgttaatcagTAACTCGTCTGGTAGGACATCAATTTGATTTGGAGCTACTTCGGCTGTGGGGACGGTCATTGTAGAAAATCTAGAATATAAACCACAACAATGGTTGGTAATGGTAAAAcaatttaagaaacacaaaaatgcATTTCGCTCAGAATATAAGCTCACCtgatgttttattgtttaaaataattttaaagatacaTATTTAGATTTAGATAACTGTGTTAGACTACACTGCGTCAACGTTCAAAATGCAAATCATTTGGAGTAAGCATTTCAGTTTCTAATTTTGGCTCCAACTGAAATTATTTTGCGTATTTTGCTACTTTACCCTCTCTCTACACGTGTAAAGACAGAGAAGGGATGTATCTAGCTACGTATATTTACGAAACAAAAGTAAttaatgacattattttaattaatgtagcCTCCTACTCTTAGACAAAATTTAGTATCGATCAATCAATGACACAATATCGaagtcaattttaataaatacaagtacttagtaggtaattctttatcaaattaacaaaacatttgCTATATTTGACGTTTATTACATTTACaagtaaataatcaaaatcacTCCTTCAGTCATACCTGCATTATGACAGCTGTTTTGCTTGCTACTCCTAAAAT
This genomic interval carries:
- the LOC110379529 gene encoding F-box/LRR-repeat protein 7, translating into MTVPTAEVAPNQIDVLPDELLINIFKFLPIETILECENVCSRWKKLSRDPALWRGIVFVYSGKPGQSEVSEKNLQIIETHSECIRCLKIQYVYSYPVIKSIIEQCHNIISLELVMCRIAKDFEDDITRWPNLRKINLKNSLVLMNNVDVLVPYDNFKYLNYLALSDFGLPVATRDSLLRCNYLSQIYIEKVKNLDIDYVKKLISSKMLILTALHIYGGDSVNDECLLMLSHCNLLKDLAIIRCESLTDAGLIKLADLKQIQHLQIWNNVNFTEHNLHRTLSSPNLVKLESLSLSRIGNISPVIVDVISEYYKNLKFLAVYQCPRIINTDYEKQLKSKFRNIDVVLY